In Quercus robur chromosome 11, dhQueRobu3.1, whole genome shotgun sequence, the following proteins share a genomic window:
- the LOC126707076 gene encoding uncharacterized protein LOC126707076 isoform X9: protein MDPNTALELVKQGVTLLLLDVPQYTLLGIDTQMFSVGPAFKGIKMIPPASHFLCYSSSTRDGKDFSPVIGFFIDAAPSEEERYCQAIKSLEFDRQLGPYNLSQYGDWKHLSNYITKGIIERIEPIGGEITVACESGMVTNTPKTAMEKAVDEQMKSSKFLTSVDNSQSRRCYYTSIPCVIKQKGIHGQELTSLNIDKTQLLESLLIKDYGGSEDVLLGELQFAFIAFLMGQSLEGFLQRKALVNLLFGCIEAPFRTRTRLFTKFSKVIYYQLKFGLEKDRTDTSGAATGLSALLDDSWLSVDSFLHHLCKTRKLKELFENNLGWEFQLNSAVDGIYFEEDDEFAPVVEMLDDPSCN, encoded by the exons ATGGATCCGAACACAGCATTAGAGCTCGTAAAGCAGGGCGTTACACTTCTCCTCCTCGATGTTCCTCAATACACTCTCCTCGGCATCGATACTCAG ATGTTTTCTGTTGGACCTGCTTTTAAGGGCATCAAGATGATTCCTCCTGCTTCTCATTTTCTCTGTTATAGTTCATCCACCAG AGATGGCAAGGATTTCTCACCAGTTATTGGTTTCTTTATCGACGCTGCTCCTTCTGAG GAAGAGAGATATTGTCAAGCAATTAAAAGTTTGGAGTTTGACAGACAACTTGGTCCTTACAATCTAAGCCAGTATGGAGATTGGAAGCATTTATCAAATTACATTACAAAGGGCATTATTGAACGGATTG AACCCATTGGAGGAGAGATCACTGTTGCATGTGAATCAGGGATGGTTACGAACACTCCTAAAACAGCAATGGAGAAAGCAGTAGATGAGCAGATGAAGTCTAGTAAGTTCTTAACATCAGTGGACAATTCTCAAAGCAGAAGATGTTACTATACATCAATTCCCtgtgttatcaaacaaaaaggAATACATGGGCAAGAACTTACTTCCTTGAATATTGACAAG ACACAATTGTTAGAAAGCTTGCTGATAAAGGATTATGGAGGTTCTGAAGATGTACTTCTTGGAGAGCTGCAATTTGCATTTATTGCATTTTTG ATGGGACAATCACTTGAAGGATTTCTACAGAGGAAAGCTTTGGTTAACCTTCTATTTGGATGTATTGAGGCT CCTTTTCGTACAAGGACTCGACTATTCACAAAG TTCAGTAAGGTTATCTACTATCAACTGAAATTTGGGCTTGAGAAAGATCGTACAGATACCAGTGGTGCAGCAACCGGGCTATCCGCACTATTGGATGATTCATGGTTATCTGTTGATAGCTTTTTGCACCATCTTTGCAAG acGAGGAAACTTAAAGAGCTGTTTGAGAACAATCTCGGGTGGGAGTTTCAGCTAAACAGTGCAGTTGATGGAATATACTTTGAAGAAGATGACGAG TTTGCTCCGGTAGTAGAGATGTTGGATGACCCAAGTTGTAATTAA
- the LOC126707076 gene encoding uncharacterized protein LOC126707076 isoform X7 produces the protein MDPNTALELVKQGVTLLLLDVPQYTLLGIDTQMFSVGPAFKGIKMIPPASHFLCYSSSTRDGKDFSPVIGFFIDAAPSEEERYCQAIKSLEFDRQLGPYNLSQYGDWKHLSNYITKGIIERIEPIGGEITVACESGMVTNTPKTAMEKAVDEQMKSSKFLTSVDNSQSRRCYYTSIPCVIKQKGIHGQELTSLNIDKTQLLESLLIKDYGGSEDVLLGELQFAFIAFLMGQSLEGFLQRKALVNLLFGCIEAPFRTRTRLFTKFSKVIYYQLKFGLEKDRTDTSGAATGLSALLDDSWLSVDSFLHHLCKDFFSLMLDASFVDVHLLLWTRKLKELFENNLGWEFQLNSAVDGIYFEEDDEFAPVVEMLDDPSCN, from the exons ATGGATCCGAACACAGCATTAGAGCTCGTAAAGCAGGGCGTTACACTTCTCCTCCTCGATGTTCCTCAATACACTCTCCTCGGCATCGATACTCAG ATGTTTTCTGTTGGACCTGCTTTTAAGGGCATCAAGATGATTCCTCCTGCTTCTCATTTTCTCTGTTATAGTTCATCCACCAG AGATGGCAAGGATTTCTCACCAGTTATTGGTTTCTTTATCGACGCTGCTCCTTCTGAG GAAGAGAGATATTGTCAAGCAATTAAAAGTTTGGAGTTTGACAGACAACTTGGTCCTTACAATCTAAGCCAGTATGGAGATTGGAAGCATTTATCAAATTACATTACAAAGGGCATTATTGAACGGATTG AACCCATTGGAGGAGAGATCACTGTTGCATGTGAATCAGGGATGGTTACGAACACTCCTAAAACAGCAATGGAGAAAGCAGTAGATGAGCAGATGAAGTCTAGTAAGTTCTTAACATCAGTGGACAATTCTCAAAGCAGAAGATGTTACTATACATCAATTCCCtgtgttatcaaacaaaaaggAATACATGGGCAAGAACTTACTTCCTTGAATATTGACAAG ACACAATTGTTAGAAAGCTTGCTGATAAAGGATTATGGAGGTTCTGAAGATGTACTTCTTGGAGAGCTGCAATTTGCATTTATTGCATTTTTG ATGGGACAATCACTTGAAGGATTTCTACAGAGGAAAGCTTTGGTTAACCTTCTATTTGGATGTATTGAGGCT CCTTTTCGTACAAGGACTCGACTATTCACAAAG TTCAGTAAGGTTATCTACTATCAACTGAAATTTGGGCTTGAGAAAGATCGTACAGATACCAGTGGTGCAGCAACCGGGCTATCCGCACTATTGGATGATTCATGGTTATCTGTTGATAGCTTTTTGCACCATCTTTGCAAG GACTTCTTTTCATTGATGCTAGATGCCTCATTTGTTGATGTACATCTGTTGTTGTGG acGAGGAAACTTAAAGAGCTGTTTGAGAACAATCTCGGGTGGGAGTTTCAGCTAAACAGTGCAGTTGATGGAATATACTTTGAAGAAGATGACGAG TTTGCTCCGGTAGTAGAGATGTTGGATGACCCAAGTTGTAATTAA